A window of Sorex araneus isolate mSorAra2 chromosome 3, mSorAra2.pri, whole genome shotgun sequence genomic DNA:
catcgtactatctctccagcctcatagtAAGAAATTTTGCTATTGCTCAGGAGCTTTGGTGGCACACTTCAACTAGGCAGTTGCCTAGTTACCCATGGTCGTAGTAAAGGTTGCAGTTGCTTCCTGAAGTGGCCCAATCGCATGCCCTTCCTGTGTTGACATCAAATGCTTAGCCAGAGAGGCTGAAATCATGACACAGCAACATGGCTCAGAAATAGCAGCAGATTGAGGGTTTCGTTGAAATCTGGGAACTTGATGAAAAAAATTGATCTATTTTCATCCTAAGCCAGATCCAACTGAGATCTTGCTCTTGTCTTTCCGAGCCAGCTGTCTAATGGCCTAAGCTGTCAGTTAAATAGGATTTAGTACTTCCACATAGCTAAGCTGAAGACTGGAAAGAAATGTAAAGAACCAAATGGGACGGAAGGAGTACAGGCTCAGGAGTTCCACCTGAGCTTGAGTCCAGGCCCTGCCACTTTATCAAGATGGTGATTTTGAATAAACCAGTAATTTCTCTGAGTCTTGGATTCCTGGTACAGCTACCTCTGTCAGAGCAGAGGGTGCTGGTGAGGTAAGCGATTGTAATGCACTTGGCACCTTGTCTGACTCGAAGGCGGCTCTCACTGGCAGGTCCTGTGTCCTCAGCCTAGTCCCACTGCACCTTTCTGCTTCCATTTCCCAGTGTTCGATTGCAGAAAGGGCTCCTCATCGCATGGACTAGGTCTTTATTTTGTCCCCCCTTGCTTTTTTCTCATATTGCAACAGGCATCCCGGGCCCAAATCCTAGACAAAGCCACAGAATATATCCAGTATATGCGAAGGAAAAACCACACACACCAGCAAGATATTGACGACCTCAAGCGGCAGAATGCTCTTCTGGAGCAGCAAGGTGAGCAGGTGGGCTGGTGGGGCAGCTggccctgctgtgctccagccaggTCAGGGCTTCGCACTGGGTCTGCCGAGTCAGAGCCAGTTCCGGAGCATGTGCTCGCACGCTGCTGCAGCCCTGCTTCTCGGGCCTGAGTCACTGAGTGTTAGCGCCTTACTGAAGAAGGACCTGAGCCGCCAGTGAGGGCACAGTCGAGTCTAGGGGTTGCACCTCTGGAGACATTGACCTTTTCTGACCTGATCTCTCCCCTTTTTGGGGCTCAGGTGCTCTGCCTGCAGTAGGGGTTGCACCTGGCATCAGGTGTCTGAAAAGAGCTTTGAGCTCCTCGGATTGGAGTGTGATATGTAAGTACCAGAAACTCCAGGTGTTCAGGGACAGTGAGCCCACCCCATTGTCCAGGGTAGTCCAATCAGGGCAGCCCGTGGGCCAGGCCCGTGCTGTTCTCCAATGCTCACACCCGCCTTTTCCTACAACCACAGGGGAAAGCGAGAGCTGATCAAGTTCTTTGTTCCTGGGGAATtcacttctcttcctccctcatgGAAGATGCAAGTAAAAGGAAATGCAAGTAACCACCTGGGTTAGAACacctcaaatgaaataaaataaaataaatgggtgACCTTCTAGGCTCAAGATGAGCTGAACCAAGGGATGGGCAGTGGGAGGCGGCAGCGGGTTGGTTACTGGGCCGAGCAGCCTGCATGTAGGGGCTGTGTGTTGAAGGCCCAGGTATTCTGTGTGGATTGGTAACTTGCTTCCAAGTGTCCAGCTTGTCTTTCCAAATGGATCTTGTACATGAGAGCTAAGCCAAGATTTTCCTTTGGCTGATACATCGTATGTCATCCTTTCCTGCTGTTGTGTGTCCTTCACACCCTGGTGGAGCCTGGCGTTGCCAGGCGCTTCTCTCATTGCactgctcccacagggagctcaCGTTCCTGTCTCCACACCGGGCTTCCGTGACAGGACGGTGACATTACAAGCTTTTTCTTTAGGGTTGGGTGGCTCGCAGAGTGGCCGGCCACGTCCACTGGGCCCCCAGGTCTgactggggaaggaggagggaactGAAATGTGTGGGCGGGGCAGCCACCGGAAGGGAGTTCCTTCTGAGCTCCTCCCCCGAGCCTCGGGCCAGCAAGCCCTTCGGAAGAACAGGCTGGACCCTGAGCCCAGACTCGGTTTCTCCCCCAGTCTCCGGAAGACTATAACCCACTCGCTTGGTTGCCTTTCAGTCCGTGCACTGGAGAAGGCGAGGTCGAGTGCCCAGCTGCAGACCAACTACCCCTCCTCAGACAACAGCCTCTACACCAACGCCAAGGGCAGCACCATCTCTGCCTTCGACGGGGGCTCAGACTCCAGCTCAGAGTCGGAGCCCGAAGAGCCTCAAAGCAGGAAGAAGCTCCGGATGGAGGCCAGCTAAGCTCCGCGGGGCAGGCCAGCAATAAAAACTGTCTGTCTCCTCCGTCGTCTCATCCTCCTATCAGTTCATCTTTAGAACCCTCAGAACCATTtaagagactttatttttttcctctttctctcttttttttttaaattttatttttacgtAGAAGCTCTTGGACAACAGCTCTCGTTTTCCTTTCCCGtttccacatttttattttttaacctttcccTTCAGGGATTCCCTGTTCCCACCAGGAATTTTTAAACCAAAACACCCCAACTTGGCAGCTTTTTTCTGTGGAGGACAGACGGCCGGCCGGACCTCTGAGCACATGGTGTCCTGACCACCACCAGCTCCTCCTGCCCTGCCGGGCACGTGCCCCGGGGActcctgccctcccagccccccaggcctCTCCTCCCAGGCCACCCTCACCTCTGATAGACTTTGTGAATCTGTGGACTGCTCTGCTTTCCGAAGATGACCTGTTCGGAGTAATCAGAATGACTCCCCttcattttaaaggattttttttcccctaaaaaagCTGTTTATCGCTCCTGTTGAAAGACCAGATCCTTGAAGAAGTTTGTGGTGTAAAGGAAGTAGGAAGAGATGAGCAGCGCAGAGTCTATGGCCCGTTTCACTCCTGCTTCTCTCAGCCAGCCTTAGGGAGGGCCGAGTGACACtcgtgtgtggtatgtgtgcggGACAGGTGGCAGCAGTGAGAGGGAGCCACCagggggtggtggtagggggcgggacagggagggagaatCGGGTGGGGTAGAGGTTTTGTATTGAGGGCCAGTGATAAtgttttgatatttatttccTGCTACTGAAATTTGAATCTGAATGAATCGTCCCTATTTCTGATGATGTCGGTATTGCAAAGCGACAGATTCATAAAGTAATGatcaaattttcctttctttccgtGTGTATTTCTAAGAAATAGAGCCAACTGATTTTGTATGTAAATACCAAGAGCAATTTACCTGGTACTAAACATCCCAGTGcggacccctccctgcccccaccctgctccccgaCCCTCCCAGAACCTGCCCGTTGTGTGATCCAGCCCTGGTCTGGCTGCAGTCAGCAGATCCCAGGGAAGGGTTTTGTGTGTTTAGGCCtcatttctttgtctctttcctaCTCCGTTCCCAGCATTTGCTGATTTCTAGTGTACTCTGTAGTTTCAGTCTGTGTTTGATTCCATTCCATGGAAATAAAAAGTATGTTGTACATACTGCCGAAGAATTGTCTTGCAAGTTAAGGCTTCCCCCTTTACTATAAGactataaataaaaacttattttatccTTCTTGGTGGTGGTGTCTTCTTGCCAGGATGGCTAAGGGAAAGGGCCTTAGCCATCAGACAAATGTGGCTCCAGAGACAGAAGCCATGGAGAACAGAAGGGCAGCTGGAAGCCAGacggtttttgttttttaaggttcAGGGGGAGAGGGCCAAGGGATGTGAGGGTGGAGAAATGGATGGTGGTGTCTGCTCATTGGATAGGTGTTCTTGAAGTGTCAGTAGGGATAGGGCTGTCCTGGGTCACATTTCTGGATCCAGTTCCTGCTAAATAAGTGAAGCTTGGGAAATGGTGAACTCAGAGCTTAGAATTGGAGTTCTCCAGGTAATGAATGCTGAGTTTAGAGGTGACTGGTATTCCATTTCTACAAAGTGCCAGTATGTTGTTAGGAGGCTGCAGAGGTCTAGAAGTTAAAGATCTGGTAGTGtcactttgtttgtttggggggcatgctggcagtgctcagcgcccttccactgtactgtctctccagtccccggGAAACACGTTTACTCAGGTCAGGGACCCAGCATTGGAATAAATTGACTTGACCTGAAAGGGAGAGAATTTATGGCCTAAATACAGCTCAGTGTTAATTTTCCTTCCTGGCACCTATGAAATACTCACATTCCTAGAACAGAGGAGAGAGTCAAATCAGTTCAttgatgcatctttttttttttttttttttttttggtttttgggttaacacccagcagtgctcaggacttcttgctcttgcactcagggatcattcctagtagggctgggggaccatttggaatgttgaggttcaaacccaggtgggccttgtgcaaggcaagcaccctatctgctgtactattgttccaacccttAACACTGTCTTTAGGAGGGTAGAGAGTTGAGGTTTTTATCCTTCCAATGCCAGATCCATAATTTCTGATTAAGAAAGTTGGCAGGTGGGTCCTCCTAGAAGAGGAAGTTTTTAACATGATCatcccccctcaccaccaccacgacCATAATTCTGTTGAGGAAAATGAGGATGCTAGGAGAGCTCCTGTTTCAGAGCAGGAAAGggaccaggagaaaaaaaaaaaacattgggaaGAATCAGGTGATTTCGTGTACCATTTACTGCCTATCCGGTCTTGGTTTTAAACCTCACTTGGCACATGGTCAGTTTGCTCAGTCTGGGTGAGCAAACTACCCCCcagaatgaagaaaagatccTAGGACAGCTATGGCTGAGATGAGTGTGAAGTTGTGGACATCCTGTAGGGAGGGCGCGAGGGGAGATTCCCAAGCCAGCCCTGGCCTCAGGATACTAACTGGACAGGGGGTTATGTTTCAAGCTTCTCCAAATTTTATAAATCAGAGGAAAAAGTGAGCCAGATAGCTGGCTCACCTGGGGAAATAATCACCTGACTGACAGGCTGagcagaacagcaggtagagggggctggaggtggggtgcCTCTGGGAGCAGCTGTCTGGAAAGGAAAACAAGGTTAGAGACCTCCGCTCAGGGGACTAATGAAAGTCACAGCCCAGTTCTTCTGGCATGTGCTTGAAGCCCTGCCCGCCCTCTGCTGCCGTGCAGCACACACCGAGGCAGGACTGGTGGGGGTTTGCCAGCACCATTGTTCTTGGGTTGGTTCTCTGTGCTTTGCAAAGTCCTGGAGAGCCCAGAAGGCCGCTGATGTGTCACCACTGCTCCATGCTTTACTCGAGGCCTTTTAAGAGCCCCCTCTTTGTCTTTGCAGTGGTGTGCTATTTCACTTTGTTCCTTGCTCCAAACTTTAAACGAACTTTAAAGGACccagttttaaaatttcttcctcTGCTTAATCCCATAAATAAAATAGCTCCCAACATCAGCTAAGAGTTATCTGCGCTCCGAGAGCTGGTGTCTGCTGGGAAAGGTTTCAGAACAAAGACAAGAACCTGAGAGATGGTTGCAAGGGTTGGAGGCCGGGTTTCcgtgcccagcactgcctggcacCCCAATACCACCAAgaacaaccctgagcacagagctgggaatagccgtagagcactgctggatgtggcaaaaaaacacataatgataaattaaaagaccaagggccagggagaagatagcttaaagggctcaagcacatactttgcatgctagagccctgggttctattctcagtACCATTCCGTGTTCCCACTCCCataacaccaccaggagcgaccctcaGGCACTGACTCGATGCTGGACCTGAACCAGGACCGAGTTCTGTTTCTAATATCAGAGTGTTTTGTGCTTGAGTGCTCAAATTAGGCTGAGTGCAAAAACCCTGTCTGTTACTGGGTATCTCCGGACCTCTGAAACAAGAATAGCATTGGCAGCCTTAAACGGTGGTTGTGAGGATTCCGTGAGATGGTGCCTGGAACTTGTTGGGCCAGGTGAGCACTCGGGTGCCAGCTGTCTTTATCTCTGAGAAGCACATGACCAGGACCTATCTGGGAGATGGAAAACTTCAGCTTCTGCAGCCATCCCTGGAGACTAGGACTTGATGTCTCACAAATGCATCCTACCAAGGTGTGCTTCCAGCCTTAGCAGGATGGGCTAGTAGTTAGAGAGCCAGGGAAGCCCAGGACTGAGCACACATGTCTTTCAAGACAGAAGAGGGGCCTCTGGTGCCATACTCGCTCAGCCATCCCTGTTGTTCAGTGGCATGAGTCGCGGGCATGTGTTCTGTGCAGACCGGCTTGCCCAGCAGGTCTCAGTGTGGCTGCACTCCGGGAGGCCTTGTGCCCTGCCCAGGAATGTTTGTCCGAAGGGCGCCAGGGCTAACCCCGAAGCCAGGCAGTCTGGTCAACAGGTTTTTGCAGGTGCTCCTTGTGTACTCAAGTTTGACTCCAGGGTGAATGTGACCCAGAGAGCAAAAGGAAGCACTCAGGAGAGTAGGCCCAGCTGAACTAGCAGGACCAGGGCAGCCGAGACAAGGCTCTTTAAGGTGGCGCTTAGAGAAAGTAGGGGAAGGGGTAAAGGGGGATCTTGCTTATGGTTAGTTAAAATTGGGTTGAAATGCTTGCCAGTTTTTCCCTTCTCCCAGTGGGCTCAGACACTACCCTAGTCACCTACTTTGTCTTTCTTTGGTAGCCATAcctggccgacccgagttcgattcctccacccctctcagagagcgggcaagctaccgagagtatctcgcccgcacggcatagcctggcaagctaaccatggcatattcgatatgccaaaaacagtaacagcagatctcacagtggagacattactgatgcccgctcgagcaaatctatgagcaatgggatgacagtgatggtgacagtgatttggcagtgctcagggcttactcctgcttctgcgctcagggatcacttttggcaggctcaggggaccatatcggaagccagggatcaaacctggctcagctttgggttttttgttggtttgttttggtttttgggtcatgcccagtgatgcttaggggttgctccggctctgcactcagggattactcctggtggttttctggagaccatatgggatgccaaggatcaaacccgggtcagccacgagcaggcagtacaccctacccactgtactattactcaggaCCCTTGTCACTCATTTTTGAAGTTCCACACTAAAGTCATTTGGTCAAGACCCTTTTGGGACCATATCCTGTGGTGACTGGGGACTACTCTCAGCTCATTGTCCAGGGGAATTGCTCCCAAAAGTGCTTTATACCATGCCACAGGGTGCTTGGAgtgaactcaggcctcctgcatgcgagCATGTGCTCAGGAAGCCCTTTGGGTCTGTCTCTATGCACcgccccaacccaccccaccttTTTTTCAGCAGTCACCGGCTGGTTTATAATGCAGCCAGAGCAAGACAGCAAGACTATCACCCAGGCAGGCCTGGTCACCCAGCACCAATCTGGACAACCTCCAGGAATGTGAAACTGGAGCCTTTGTATCAAACAGCTTCTCCAGCCTGAGGAGGAAACCCAGGTGGGGAAAGGAGTTTGCTATCATCTACACTGAACCCAGAGTGGAAAAACTTCAAGTAACAAGAGTCCTCTttgtcctgcagtgctggggatcgaacccagggtctcacacttgTAAGGCACATACTCTGCCACTGAACCTGTCCCCGGCCCAAGTACAAGGATTCTTAGAAGGCCATGCTAGATGATGAATAGACAAAGATAATTTCAACACTTGGGGCATATCAATGTTCCTGTTTGATTCCTCAGAAAAGTCCGCTGAACAGTTATCCTTCCCCCTGGGTGAAGCAGTCCAGAGAAACAGGCACCACCCCAGGTCTGGAGTGACTGGCCAGGCAGCCCCACTCTGCAGTTAACCTTACAGGGGCATCTGGACACCTGTGGCTGATGGAGCAAGATGTCACCTGGCCAGCCTGTGGGTTCAGGTGCTCTGATGAATGAACCACAGAACTTGGACTCGTGCTCACCCCAGCTAGCACCTTCTACCCTGCATGGTGGGTGTGTCTAAGGCTGACAGGTGACCCAGGACAGTTCACAACCGGCCAAGCGGGTTCTCGTCCCTACCCCGTGCAGACTGCTAGGACTCACATGGATTGTCTCCTCTGATGTCCAAAGCCAGGGTGGGGTCTAGTACACTGACATCCTTCTCCAGGCCAAATTAGCCGGCAGTCTTTGCTGTTCATTTTttcaaaggacagaaaaaaaagaatcaagaatcCAGTATTAGGAAATGTATGGCAGCACCTTCTATTCTGATGCTGAACAGTGCAGGCTTGAGCCTCCTGCCAGAGGAAGTGGAAGCCTGGCAACTGCTGTGGCAGGTGGACAGGAACAGGTGTGCGTGTCATGGTGCAAGTCTGGAAGGGCCCAGGGAGAAAGGTAGTTCAAGAAATcaccacctggggctggagcaatagcacagcgggtagggtgtttgccttgcacgtggctgacccgggttcgattcccagcatcccatatggttccctgagcactgccaggggtaattcctgagtgcagggccaggagtaacccctgtgcattggcaggtgtgacccaaaaagaaaaaaaaaatcaccacctgaggggctagagagatggtatagtggataatggcacttgccttgcatgcagccaacctgggctcaatccctagcacctcatatggtcctctgagccctgccatgaaTGATCCTGAAGTGCatagccctgtgcactgccataCCACCTGAATGTGCCCTCCCACACCCATAGTCACTCAAGGCCAGGTGGAGGAACCCTGGCTGGTAGCATGGTGCCTCCTGGGCACCTGTGGGAAACTCCATTGTCTCCTATCTTCCCATGCATCAGCCAGCCAGAGGGATCAGGGCCCAAGCTGGGGCTAAAGGACAGTGGCTGAAGGCTTTGGGTCAAGAGgccagagcatagccaggtgttaGAGGACCGCTGCCCACACATACCTCTTGCCAGGCTAGCTGGAGCCTTGGATCAGTCTGATCAAACCTTGCCCGTGTTTCCCAGCTCAGAGGGGAATGCCAAACCCCATGGGTAACACTCTGGTACCATTTTAGAGCATTCACAGCTCAGAGATGCCCAAGCCAAGGACAATCCCTGCTCCCTGCTGCACCCAGGCGCAGAGCCTCACCACCCTCAAAGGCCCACCAGCAGCTATGCCAGTGGACGGTAGCGCCCCACCTATGTTCTGGTCAGCCCTACGGATGACCTTGCAGACAAGCAGCACTGCCAGGCCTTGCAGATCCCTAGCAGCTAATGACGTCTGGGCCTGGCCTTCACACTTAGCAGAAGCAGAGGTGAGCCGCGGCACCATGCTGCAGATGCGCCATTACAGAGGCTTGCAGAGGATGGCGCCCCAGAGAGAGGGCAGCACAGGGgaagggcagagagcagggccagCATGGGGCatgctctcctcctccttcctgggcTCCCCAGGTTGCTGACTGAGCTGGGTGGTACAGAGAACCTGGACCGGAGCATCCACATTCTGCCATGCTGCCTGGCCCCCGTGGTGTGCAGGCGCAGGCTCTCTCAAAGGAGCTGGGCCTGGGGAGGAAGAGCTCAGCAAGGCACAGCAGAGGTCTCTGGGATTCAGCCTCCTTTAGGGGCCATCAGCAGGGTACACGCCACTGTCCTGCTGGTCAGCAGGCCTGGGGAGCAGAGCCTTGCCACCATGCCAGGGTCACCTTTGAGCCCTGCTCCAACTGCATCACCCACTGTCACCATGTTACCTTTGAACCCTGCTCCAGCTCCGTCACTCTGTTGTGTTCCAGAGCCCATTGTGTCCCTACGGCCCAGGTCACCACATGCACAGTAGGTAGCAACATGAAGGCTCCTGCCCTGGGTGGGCAGGCAATCTTTCCTCTAGTGTAAAATGTTTAAAGACCTAAGATGGAGAGGTTAGTATTTGAAACCCTCACCCAGTGTCAACCAAcatcaacttttttttgtttttgtttttgtttttgtttttgggccataccctgtggtgctcaggagttcctcctggctctgcactcaggaatcatttctggaaggttcagggaaccatatgagatgccaaggattgaacctgggtcagccatgtgtactattgctccagctccagccccaatcatcaatttaaaaagaaaaagaacagggcccagagcaatagtgcaggggttagcacacttgccttgccttgcatatgatcattcctggttcggtccctggcaaCACGTGGTCcttcctctaagcactgccaggatagcCTGcatgagccctggcactgcagggcctgtaTGGCACTACATTGGCCCACTGGCCAACAAGTGGCTGAGAATTGACTGGATCCCCAAGCACAACTTGAGAGTTCTCCCGAAGATGAAAAATGCATGACTAAAAATGAGACTCTGTGCATCACAAAAAAAACCTATAGCCACCTGGATGGTCTTCCTGGCCAAAGCCATAACATGAGGTACAAGGGACCCAGGCAACACCCCTCGACAGACACCAAACCAGTATGGTTCTCACAGGGTCCAGGCACAAGTGTGGTGTCTGGGTCTGGTTGGAAAGGGTGACTGTCATTAGAGCTGTGGCTGATATCTGGGAAAACTGACTCATGGGCTTCACTATGAGTCACAGACTGTCATTCTCGGTGCCCAGGTGGCACACTTGGTTCGGGAAGTAGTGTTGTAGCCAGGGACTTGGCAGAACGAAGGATGCACAGGAAGGGGAACCGACTGCTTCTTGTCACCATCCCTATCCTGGTGAGAAATGGGGACACACAAGGGGGGATTCTCAGCCATGTTGCCCTAGTAGTGACCCAACTAGCCACTGTCCGTGCCACATACCCCCGCCCACTCCCCCACCACCATGCCCTAGAACTTTCCTTTTGAAGCTGGGTGGTGGGAGTGTGTGGGCTTTGGAGGCAACAGATCTGGGTTCAGGTTCAGCCTCCAGCACTTGGGAGCTTGGAGGAGGCCTCAGAGCAGTCAGCTCTCCGACCTGTTTCTCCAGTTGTAAAATGCAGATAGAGCACCTGCCTCACCCACCACGTGAGGCTGACTCAGGGATCAGATGAGGAGAGGCAGTAAAGCAGAAGGGACTATGGCGGGGTCACTGGATGGAGATCAGAGGCCTGCACCCTGCTGGACAGTCCTGCGGGACACTGGCGCTGATTGGAAACAGTTTTGCCCACTTTTTCCGTAATTTTAGTTGAACCAAGTATAATACAACTCAGACTGGCTCAAAATGGAGAAATACAGGCTATGTTTCAGGTGCAGTGTGATCAAGGTTCTGCCCATGTTTCTCAAGACGTTTCTCAGAGTGTCTAGGTGCTGACTTCTCAGGCTGGCTTGCCTCTAGGTAGGAAGACATTTGTAGGGATCCTAGGGCACACTGTCCATGCTTCCTAATAGGAGAGAGCTCCTTTCGTCCTTATCAGCTCTCTCTCGTCTATTTTCAGTCACATGCTTAGCTCTGAATTAGTCACTGAGGCAAACACAAGCCTGTGGACTGACTTCAGCCTCGCTTACTACCAACAAAATGGACAAATTACTAATGCAAACAGGGAGAGATTACAAAGGTTGACTTAGGGCCAAGGAGATAGATAACTCAACATGCTCTGGAATGGGCTGGAACACATGGGTGGCATGTAAGAGCCCCAgtttcaattcttggcactgcatgttctcccaagcattgccagttgtCCCCAAGAAATGTTCCAGGTTTAGCCCATGAGCACTACCGCTGGGTAGTgaacaccccacccctaccccactcctgccaaaacaaaacaaaattttacttcattaataaaataattgtggTTCGTTCACGGGTTTTGGcaccaaaatttttgttttaaaaaatcattgacttgggggctggagcggtagcacagcaggtgtttgccttgcacgcggctgacccgggttcgattcccagcatcccatatggtcccctgagcactgtcaggattaattcctgagctcagagccaggagtaacccctgtgcatcggcaggtgtgacccaaaaagcaaaaaaaaaaaaaaaaaatcattgactccccatggtgtattcatatgccaaaaccaataactatgctgggtcttattcccctgaccctgaaagagcctccaatgtggcatcgttgggaaggatgagtaaagagaggcttctaaaatctcagggctagtatgaatggagacgttactgagaccactcgagaaattctacgatcaacaggatgatgatgatgatgatgataatgatgatgacttgGGTCAGTCAAGGCCTGATTCTGTGAACAGGAGGAGGGAACAAGCCCATCTAAGCCCTTTGGTACCCACAGCTGGGGGTGAGCCAACCATTCCCACTTGCACATTCTATTTCACAGTAGAAGTCACGGTCCTCAAGAAAACAGTGGTTATCTACCTCTCTCTCATTCATTTCCCCCTTCTGTCTACAACCCTCATTGGTATTTGGGGCTTTTCTATTCCTCATTCTT
This region includes:
- the MAX gene encoding protein max isoform X2; its protein translation is MSDNDDIEVESDADKRAHHNALERKRRDHIKDSFHSLRDSVPSLQGEKASRAQILDKATEYIQYMRRKNHTHQQDIDDLKRQNALLEQQVRALEKARSSAQLQTNYPSSDNSLYTNAKGSTISAFDGGSDSSSESEPEEPQSRKKLRMEAS
- the MAX gene encoding protein max isoform X1, translated to MSDNDDIEVESDEEQPRFQSAADKRAHHNALERKRRDHIKDSFHSLRDSVPSLQGEKASRAQILDKATEYIQYMRRKNHTHQQDIDDLKRQNALLEQQVRALEKARSSAQLQTNYPSSDNSLYTNAKGSTISAFDGGSDSSSESEPEEPQSRKKLRMEAS